In a genomic window of Neoarius graeffei isolate fNeoGra1 chromosome 13, fNeoGra1.pri, whole genome shotgun sequence:
- the si:dkey-32e6.6 gene encoding extracellular matrix protein 2, giving the protein MQSVWILCICVGVCVGALVVEADSPNTLGKSTENGTSTNISNTPEVTTAVEHSREKRAAEKPKRGPVRDTQQPALGRTLAAWVELNSILKMRDGISGKLSTVLHELGNEKNRLLGQVNEPATKKTEEDEEEEEDEEDDETEEEEGEEEEGEEEGGEGGEEGGEEGGEGGEEEGNEEGEEEQVEEEENEAAGNSTAELLPEGCQVNETEVSCANAGIAEVPIITDLNITTLDLSGNNFTTIPSDAFSGLPNLEVVDLSMNFLDDSSISPDLFMNLTNLKTLTLDGNGLETIPHLPRSLEELRINENKISQVLSHNCEGLSNLLNLELAGNVLWEGSVEPLAFQHLTMLKHLRLDNNRFTSIPSGLPPSLEDLRMPHNQLVEVQESVLNNSVHLTALDLSHNLLGDTSFYPGAWINLPKLETLDLSNNQLYMVPAHLPRVLRQLSLQHNYIRSIPPDTLSHMRPGLRSLRLSHNELPEQGLLGKAFRGAYKTLEELHLDNNRLERVPPNVRYFRNLHQLRLDHNLIRAVPAKSVCKISLIKSSPLLALHLENNYIDVNRIPRKALSCIPDLQRVILEPQTHNQIV; this is encoded by the exons ATGCAGTCAGTGTGGATATTATGTATCTGTGTAGGTGTATGTGTAGGAGCTTTGGTAGTGGAAGCAGATTCTCCAAATACACTGGGAAAGTCTACTGAGAATGGGACAAGCACTAACATTTCAAACACTCCAGAAGTGACAACAGCAGTGGAACATTCAA gggagaagagggcagccgagaaACCAAAAAGAGGCCCAGTTAGGGACACACAG CAGCCAGCTCTGGGGCGAACGTTAGCAGCGTGGGTGGAGCTAAATTCCATCTTGAAAATGAGAGATGGAATTTCAGGTAAACTGAGCACTGTACTGCATGAGCTCGGTAATGAAAAGAACCGCCTTCTTGGCCAGGTTAATGAGCCAGCGACAAAGAAAACGGAAGAagatgaggaagaggaggaggatgaagaagatgatgaaacggaagaagaagaaggagaagaagaagaaggagaagaagaagggggAGAAGGAGGGGAAGAAGGTGGggaagaaggaggagaaggaggtgAAGAAGAGGGAAATGAAGAAGGGGAGGAAGAACAGGTTGAGGAAGAGGAGAATGAGGCAGCCGGTAACAGTACTGCAGAATTGCTACCAGAGGGTTGTCAAGTGAATGAAACTGAGGTTTCCTGTGCAAACGCTGGCATTGCTGAAGTTCCCATCATCACTGACCTCAACATCACTACACTTGACTTATCTG GAAACAACTTCACCACAATACCTTCTGATGCTTTCTCTGGACTGCCCAACCTGGAAGTGGTCGATTTGAGCATGAACTTTCTGGATGATTCCTCTATCAGCCCTGACTTATTCATG AATCTGACAAACCTAAAAACGCTGACTCTTGATGGCAATGGTCTGGAAACAATCCCACATCTGCCAAGATCTCTGGAGGAGCTGAGAATCAATGAAAACAAGATAAGCCAAGTGCTTTCCCACAACTGTGAAG GTTTGTCCAACTTGCTCAACTTAGAGCTGGCAGGAAACGTCCTGTGGGAGGGCAGTGTTGAGCCCTTGGCCTTCCAACACCTCACCATGCTCAAGCACTTGAGACTAGACAACAACCGATTCACCTCCATTCCATCTGGACTGCCTCCATCTCTGGAG GATTTGAGGATGCCACACAATCAACTAGTGGAGGTGCAGGAAAGTGTTCTGAATAACTCCGTCCACTTGACAGCCTTGGATCTGAGTCACAACCTCCTGGGTGACACCAGTTTCTACCCTGGAGCCTGGATTAACCTTCC GAAGCTGGAGACTCTGGACCTGTCTAACAACCAGCTGTACATGGTACCTGCTCACCTGCCCAGAGTTTTGCGCCAGCTCTCCCTGCAGCACAACTACATCCGTTCCATCCCTCCCGACACTCTGAGCCATATGCGGCCGGGCCTCCGATCACTTCGCCTGTCTCACAACGAGCTACCGGAGCAGGGGCTGCTAGGGAAGGCCTTCCGTGGAGCTTACAAAACTTTGGAGGAGctccacctggacaacaacaggttGGAGAGGGTCCCACCAAATGTTCGTTACTTCAGGAACTTGCATCAACTGCGGCTGGATCACAATCTTATCCG TGCCGTTCCAGCGAAGTCTGTGTGTAAAATCAGCCTCATTAAGTCTTCTCCCTTGTTGGCTCTGCACCTGGAGAATAACTACATCGACGTGAACAGGATCCCACGCAAGGCTCTGTCTTGCATCCCTGACCTTCAGAGGGTCATACTGGAGCCGCAGACTCATAATCAGATTGTGTAA